Part of the Burkholderia sp. FERM BP-3421 genome, CACAACGCCTTTGCATACGAATTGAAAGCTTCACCGTCGCGCAGGTAGCGCTTGATCTCCTCGCCCTTGTCGATGAAGGCCGGGTCGTGCCGCAGCTTCTCGACGAGCCGCGCGGCGGCCGCGTCGAAATGGCCGCGCAGCGCGTGGCCGGGATCGTCGGCGACCTGCGTGAGCACGCGGCTCACCGCGTTCGCGACCAGCTCCGCGCCATGCTCGCCGAGCCAGTTGGTCGGCAGCAGGCGCTCCGCCTTCGGATATTCGCCCTTGAGCCAGTCGACGATGTAGCCGGCGATCGCGGTGCGGTTGTCCGGATCGCGCAGCAACCGGACCAGCTGGGCGATCGCATCGTCGAGCAGCGCCTGGTGGCGGCCGTCGCGGGTCAGCGTCCCGAGGATCGCGCCCATCGACTGCGACAGGTCGACCTTGTCGAGCGCCGCGCGGAAGGCATCCTTGACGAAGGACTGGATCCGCGCGTCGTCGGTCATGTCGAGCGCGAACTCGAACAGTTTCGTCGCATACGCGCCGAGCAGCGTCGTATGTTCGGGCGCGCCCAACCATTGCGCGAAACGCGCGGCCGGATCGTGACGCTTGAGCAGCGCAATCAGCGAGGCGGAATCGAGGAACTTGTCGCGCACGAACGCGGCGAGGTTATCCGCGATCTTCTCCTTGTTGTTCGGAATGATCGCGGTATGGCGCGACACGAACGGAATCGGCACGCGGCGGAACAGCGCGACCACCGCGAACCAGTCGGCGAGCGCGCCGACCATCGCCGCCTCGGCCACCGCCTTCGCGCCGTCGACCCACAAGCCGGGCGGCAGGCACAGCATCGTGACGAACACGGCCGCCGCCGCGAAGAGCAGCGCGAGCGCGCGGCGCTTGCTGGTGTTCAGTTCGTGAAGCTTCGCGTCGGACATACGGATCGGATGGGTGAAGGTACGCGCGACGGCGCGCGGCGTTAGACCTTAGCATGACGCGCAAGGGACGCCCTACAATCTTCCCTCACGCCAACTCAACCCGCGCTGGGCGGGATCATGACGCATGCAGATACCGGATCTCAACCTTCTCGTCGCCCTCGATGCGCTGCTGCAGGAGGGCTCGGTCGTGGGCGCCGCTCAGCGGATGGGCCTGAGCGGCCCCGCGATGAGCCGCGCGCTCGCGCGGATCCGCGCGGCGACGGGCGACCCGATCCTCGTGAAGGCCGGGCGGCGCATGGTGCCGACGCCGCGCGCGCTCGCGCTGCGCGACGAGGTGCGCGGCGCGCTGGACGCCGCGCGCCGTGTGCTGCGGCCCGAGCGCGAGCTGGATCTGGCGACGCTCGACCGGCGCTTCAACCTGCACGCGAACGACACCTTCACCAGTTCGTTCGGCGGCGCGCTGCTCGATCGCGTGCGACGCGACGCGCCGCGCGCGGTGCTGCGCATGCTGCCCGAAAGCGCGACCGAGGACGACGTGCTGCGCGACGGCGACACCGATCTCTACATCAGCGCGATGCGGCCGCTGGGCGGGGATTTCCATGTGCAGCCGCTGTTCAGCACGCGTTTCGTCGGGCTCGCGCGCGACGACCATCCGATCTTCGACGATCCGATCACGCCCGCGCGCTTCGCGTCGTTCGACCAGATCAGCGTGTCGCGACGCGGGCGCGTGTCGGGGCCGATCGATCGCGCGCTCGGCGAGCTGGGGCTGCAGCGCACGGTCGCGCTCGTGGCGCCGACCTTCTACTCGGCCGTGTTCGCGCTCGGCAACTCCGGGCTGGTGCTGCCGCTGCCCGCGCACGTGGCGCGCAGCGTGAGCGACATGGGCCTGCGGGTGCGCGCCTTCGACCTGCCGCTGACACTCGACGAGATCGTGATCGTGCAGGCCTGGCATCCGCGCTTCCAGAACGACCCCGCGCACCAGTGGCTGCGACGGGTCATCCGCGACGCATGCGGACGCGCGCCGACGGACGGCGAAGGATGCGCTGACGACGCTCTCGTGCCGGACGACGCGCAAGCCCGCTCGAAGCAGGCGGGCGGCGCCGTTCGCCCCTGAACGTCACGTCGGGATCATGAAGTGCTCGCGGTCGCCTCGAAGGCGCCCCGCGCCGCCGGGCGGGACAGGACGCGGCGCGCGCCATGCGAAGGCGCGGCCGCCGCGCATCGGCAAGGGAGGCGTCGACGGCCGCCGCGGGTTTGCCGGAACAAACGCAAGCCAGCGTCCGATCGAGGCCGCGACGGCTTCCAGGAAAAGACCGTGCAGACGTCGCGGGAAAAGCGGCAGGCGGACTCGCGCCAGGCCCGCACCCTTCGCGCCGCCTCGCGCCGGCCCCGTTCGCCCCGTTCGCCCCGCTACGCGAACGCTTCGAGCGACGCGAGCCGCCGTTCGTCGACCATCGATTCGATCAGCGACACCAGATCGTCGGTGAGCGGGTCGCAGATGCCGGGCGAGCGGTGCAGTTCGAGATCGGCCGCCGGCAGCGGCGGCAGCCCGTCCGTTTCGTCGAGCACGCGCCAGTTCTCGGGCAGCGTGCAGCGATCGATCATCGTCACGGCCGCGCCGTGGTTCACCGCGATCTTGATGCCGGTCGGGCTCTGGCTCGTATAGACGACGTGATACGGCCGCTCGGCCGTCGCGAGCGCCTGCAGCCCACGCTGCCGGTAGCAGCAGGTTTCGGGAAACAGCGCGAGCGGCACCGACGCATGCGCGCCGAGCGTGAAATCGCGGTGCGCGGCCCACACGACCTCGTGGCGGCCGAGCAGCCGCCCGCCCGCGTTCGGCCCGTGCCGCACGATGAGCGCGACGTCCAGCTCGCCGGCCTGCAGCCGGTCGAGCAATTCGAGCGAGGTCCGGCAATGCATGTGCAGGCGCGCGCCCGGCCGCAGCGCATAAAACGACTTCAACAGGTCGGGCAGCCACAGCTCCGCGTAGTCCTCGGGCAGCCCGAAGCGCACGACGCCGCGGTCGCTGCTCGTCTGCTTCAACGCGATGATCGCCTCGTTGTGCACCTGGATGATCCGCCGCGCGTGGATCAGGAAATTCTCGCCGTCGCGCGACAATTCGAGCCGCCGGCTGTTGCGCATGAACAAGTGCGTTTCGAGCCGCTCCTCGAGCGTGCGGATGCGCAGGCTGATGGTCGACTGCGTGCGATGCAGTTGCCGGGCCGCCGCGGTGAAGCCGCCGCTTTCGACGACGGCGACGAATGCCCGGATCAGTTCCGGATCGAGCGAACTCAGCTTCGACCAATCGGGCCGCGAGAAACCGCCGGGCCGCCCCAGGTTTTCCGTTCCGCAGGACGTTCCCTCGGAGGCGTGCCCCTCTCGGGGGGGCTGGCGCGAATCGACAGGTTTCTCAATGGCAGCCATCGGAATTACTCGCTTTCGAAAAGTAATGGGAAGACGAAAGATAGGGTTCGGAGTACGCCGATTGTTGTCCGGATGCGCTCGGCCCTCCAACCCCTGCCCGGGTATGACAAACCCGAAGCCGGCGCGCGAACGCGCACCCGCCGATCCTGTCGCGCTTGCCGTCGCGACGGCGGCCGCGGCCCGCCCGGCGGGCGTTTGCGCACCAGACCGAGGGCTTTCCCGGAGACGACGAAAACTCATACCTCGATCAGAAAACATCGATTCACCGGCCGCGCCGCGGCCCACCACAATCCAATCGCCTCACATCCAACCTTATCGACGAGACACCGCAATGACCGCATCCCAACCCAGGCAGCTCTACATCGGCGAAGGCTTCGAAGGCCCCGGCGTCAACCTCGCGCACATCAACGTGCTGGTCGGCCCGCGCGACGGCCCGGCCGGGCAGGCCTTCGCGACCGCGCTCGCGACGCCGTCGGCCGGCCATGCGCCGTTCGTCGTGATCGCGCAGCCGGGCGTGCCGACCAAGCCGCTCACGCTGTACGTGAACAAGGCGCAGATCGCCGGCGACTTCCACGGCAACGCCACCTGGGGCGCATCGCAGGCCGGCATCGCAAAGGCCGTGGCCGAAGCGCTCGAGAACGGCACGCTGCCGCCGGAAGCGGAGAACGACTGGGTCGTCGTATCGGCGAACTGGGTGAACCCGCAGACCGACGACCTCGACGCCGTGTTCGAGAATAACTACCGCGCGTGCCGCAACGCGATCGTCGCCGCGATGGAAGGGCTGCCGCATCGCGACGCCGTGTTCGCCGCCGCGCGCGACGTGTCGAATCCGTTCTACACGCCGAAAAAGAACTGACGGACAACGAACGGCCGGCACGGCCGTATCAGGAGGAAGCATGGAATACGTCCGCCTCGGCCAGTCCGGCCTGAAGGTGTCCCGCCTGTGTCTCGGCACGATGAACATGGGCACGCCCGAATGGAAGCCGTGGATCTTCGACGAAGCGCAGAGCGAACCGATCGTGCGCCGCGCGCTCGACGCCGGCGTGAACTTCATCGATCTCGCGGATTTCTATTCGACGGGCGTCGGCGAGGAAGTGGTCGGCCGCATCCTCAAGCGCAACGCGCGCCGCGAGGAGCTTGTCGTGACGACCAAGGTCGGCTACGACATGGGCAGTTATCCGAACGCGGGCGGCCATTCGCGCAAGCACGTGCTCGACGGCATCGACGGATCGCTGAAGCGGCTCGGGATGGATTACGTCGACATCTTCATGCTGCATTTCTTCGACGTGAACACGCCCGTCGAGGAAACGATGAGCGCGCTGCACGACATCGTGCGCGCGGGCAAGGCGCGCTACATCGGCGTGTCGACGATGTACACGTGGCAGTTCGCGAAAATCATGCAGGCCTGCGAACGCAACGGCTGGGACAAGCCGATCAACATGCAGTTGCAGCTCAACCTCGCGTATCGCGAGGAAGAACGCGAGATGGTGCCGTACTGCATCGACCAGGGCGTCGGCGTATCGGTGTTCAGCCCGCTCGCGCGCGGCCTCCTGACCTGCGAACCGCAATCGACGCGCAACCAGACCGATTTCTTCACCGCGCAGATGTACGGCGACGCGTCGTCGCTCGCGATCGCGGAATCGGTCGCGAAGGTCGCGAAGCGGCGCGGCGTGCCGCCCGCGCAGATCGCGCAGGCGTGGGTGCTGAGCCGGCCCGGCATCGCGAGCATGCTGGTGGGCGCCGATTCCGTCGCGCAGTTCGACAGCGCGCTCGGCGCGCTTGAAACGCAGCTCACCGAAGACGAACTGCATGAACTGGAGCGCAACTACACGCCGTGCGACCTGATCAACGACTACACGGCCGGCAAGCGCATCGCGCGCGCGTCGCGTCCGGCGCAAGGCGTCTTCGCCGCAGACTGAAGCACTGAAGGAACCCAATCCAATGAACGAATTTCTGAGGACCGGCCATTACATCGGCGGTGAATGGCACGAATCGCATGGCGCGAGCGACGCAACCTATCCGGTGCTGAACCCGGCGACCGGCGAAACGATCGCGAAGGTCGCCAAAGGCGGCGCCGACGACACGCAGCGCGCGATCGACGCGGCCGCCCGCGCGTTTCCCGCATGGCGCGCGCTGACCGCGAAGGAGCGCGGCGCGCGCGTGAAGCGCTGGGGCGAGCTGATGCTCGAACACCGCGACGCGCTTGCCGAGCTGCTGACGCGTGAACAGGGCAAGCCGCTGGCGGAAGCGCGCGGCGAAGTGGCCTACGCGGCGAGTTTTCTCGAATGGTTCGCGGAAGAAGCGAAGCGCATGTACGGCGACGTGATTCCGAGCCCGAAGCCGAACGCGCAGATCGTCGTCACGCGCGAGCCGGTCGGCGTCGTCGCGGCGATCACGCCGTGGAATTTCCCGCTCGCGATGATCACGCGCAAAGCCGGCCCCGCGCTCGCGGCCGGCTGCACGATGGTGCTGAAGCCGTCGGAAGAAACGCCGCTGTCGGCGTTCGCGCTCGCGGTGCTCGCCGAACGGGCGGGTGTGCCGGCGGGTGTGTTCAACGTCGTGTCGGGCGACGCGGTCGCGATCGGCGAGACGCTGACGAGTTCGTCCGCCGTGCGCAAGCTGTCGTTCACGGGGTCGACGCGGGTCGGCAAGCTGCTCGCGAAGCAGTCGGCCGACACGCTGAAGAAGCTGTCACTCGAACTCGGCGGCAACGCGCCGTTCATCGTGTTCGACGATGCCGATCTCGACGCGGCGGTCGAAGGCGCGATCGCGTCGAAGTTCCGCAACACGGGCCAGACCTGCGTGTGCGTGAACCGCTTCCTGGTGCAGGACGGCGTGTACGACGCCTTCACGCGCAAGCTCGCGGACGCCGTGCGCAAGCTGCGCGTCGGCAACGCGCTCGCGGGCGACGTCGACCAGGGGCCGCTGATCAACGAAGCGGCGCTCGGCAAGGTCGAGCGGCACGTCGCCGACGCCGCCGCGAAGGGTGCGACCGTGCTCACCGGCGGCAAGCGGCACGCACTCGGCGGCACCTTCTACGAGCCGACCGTGCTGACCGGCATGACGCCCGACATGCTGATCGCCGAAGAGGAAACCTTCGGCCCCGTCGCGGGCTGCTTCCGCTTCGCGACCGAGGACGAAGCCGTCGCCGCGGCCAACGACACGCCGTTCGGGCTGTCCGCGTACTTCTACACGCGCGATCTCGGCCGCGCGTGGCGCGTGTCGGGCGCGCTGGAAAGCGGGATGGTCGGCGTCAACGACGGGATCATCTCGACCGAAGTCGCGCCGTTCGGCGGCGTCAAGCAATCGGGGCTTGGCCGCGAAGGCTCGAAGTACGGCCTCGACGAATACGTGGAACTCAAGTACACGCTGATGGCCGGCCTCGGCCGCTGACCGCGCCCCGTGGTCGATCCGCGCCGCGCGCCGCCCGGCCGCGCGGCCTCTTGCACGGCCGCGCGGCGTCGTTCGACGCCCGCGCGCCGCAGGCATGACGAATCCGGAGACAGCTTGATCCAAGCCAACGTTCAATCCGGCAGCGCCCGCGCGCTGCCGCGCGGCGCCGATGCGCCGCACCGCCCCGTCGCCCTCGACGACGTGCCGCTCAACCGCTTCCACGTGAAAATCGCCGGCCTGACCTTCGGCGCGCATTTCACCGAGGGCTACACGCTCGGCACGATCGGCTACGCGCTGGCCGCGCTCGGCAAGCAAATGCCGATCGACGCATTCTGGATGGGGATGATCGGCAGCTCGGCGCTGATCGGCATCTTCTTCGGCAGCCTCGTGTTCGGCTGGCTGTCCGACCGGATGGGCCGGCAGAAGATCTTCCTGACGAGCTTCGTGATCATCACGGCCGCCGCGTTCGCGCAGTTCTTCGTCAGCTCACCGCTCGAACTGTGCTTGCTGCGCGTGCTGATCGGCTTCGGGATGGGCGGCGACTTCACGGTCGGCCATGCGATCCTCGCCGAATTCTCGCCGCGCAGGCATCGCGGCGCGCTGCTCGGTTCGTTCAGCGTGATCTGGACGATCGGCTATGTCGCCGCGAACGTGCTCGGCCTCGCGTACAGCGACGCCGCGCCCGATGCGTGGCGCTGGCTGCTCGCGTCGGCCGCCTTGCCCGCGCTGATCGTGCTGGTGCTGCGAATCGGCACGCCCGAATCGCCGCGCTGGCTGCTCGGCAAGGGCCGCGTGCGGGAAGCGCGCGCGATCGTCGCGAAGCATTTCGGGCCGCACGTGGTGCTCGACGGCTCCGCCGCTCCGCATGCGAGCGCGGGCTTCGGCCGGCTGTTCCGGCCCGACCTGGTGCGCCGGACGCTCTTCAACTGCGCATTCTTCGTGTGCCTCGTGATTCCGTATTTCGCGATCTACACGTTCCTGCCGACGATCCTGAAGACGATCGGCCTCGCCGAAGGCTTCGGCGCGGACCTGCTGCTGAACGCGTTCCTCGTGCTGGGCGCGCTGATCGGCATCTGGCTGACGATCCGGCTGTCGCGGCGCGGCTTCCTGATCGGCTCGTTCGCGGTGACGTGCGCGTCGCTCGTCGCGCTGGCGGTGCTGCCGTCGTCGGCGGCGCTCGCGATGATCGTCGCGTTCGCGATCTTCACGCTGACGATGTCGGCGTTCAGCAACCTCGTCGGCGTGTTCCCGCCCGAATGCTTCCCGACCGAGGTGCGCGCGTGCGGCGTCGGTCTCGCGATCGCTTGCAGCCGGCTCGGTTCGGCGATCGGCACGTTCCTGCTGCCGGTCGGCATCGCGACGCTCGGTTTTCACGCGACGATGTTCGCGCTGGCGGGCGTGCTGCTGGCCGGGATGATCGTGTCGATCGCGTGGGCGCCGGAGACGAAGCATCTGACGCTGGAGGAGGCGTCGGGGCATTGAGGGCGGGGCGGGGCTCGTGCGCGCCCGCGTCGCCGCGCCCGGTTTTTTCGCGTCGACACACGGCTCACGCGCCGCTGCGCTGCGCGATGTGGTTGGCCGGGATGCGATTCGCGAAATCGCTCAGAACGGAATCGACGCGCAGTCCCGCGCGCCGTGGAGGATGTCGATCCGCGTCGGCGGATCGCCGACGCCCCATAGGATGGACAAGCCGAACAGGACGCGTGCCGGGCGCGCCCGCCGCGCCCCGGGAGCCTCCGGCGCCGGCCTGCTTTCAGGTCGCGTTGCCGGACCCTCTCCGTACGAACGCCGATCATGATCGGAGACATCGTCACGCCGCAACTCGGTCTGAAGCGTTATCCATCCCGGGCAAACCGGGATGACGCGCGATGAGAGTCGACTGGCTCATCTTGCTTGGTAAATGGTTCGACCGCGCTTCACTGCCGACATTCGACTGAGCGTAGCTCGGGCCGGACGGGCGGTCTCCGCGCATTTGAACTGGCCGTTCGGCGGACTCGGCGCGCCGGATTCGCGGCGATATGCTGAGGTTTTCCGCCTCCCGTCAGCAGCCATGCCCATCCGCCATGTCGACCTCAGTCACACGCTACCTTACGAGGCGACGTTTTTCGATGATCGACTGGCGATCGAACGAAACGATCTGGACATCCCCGCACTGCTTGGCGTCGGTTGCCACGTTTCCGACGCGCTGCTCGTCTCGTTATGCGGTGCGCCTGCCGGGTCGGATGTTCAGGCCTATCTGGACAGCACGGGAAAATTGACATTCGCCGTCACCCACCCGACGTTGATCCGATCGGAAAACCGGGTATCGGTATTCCAAACCGCTGACACGCGTGTGCTCGAACTCCGTGCAATCGATCTGGCCGACAGCGCGGTCGCCGGCCTCGGCGCAGCAATGCTCTGGCGAATCGTTCGAGCGTGTGATACGTTGGGCATCGCCCGCATCAGCGCTTTGGCGATGGGTGGCCGCAAATCACCACCGGAACCCGATGGCCCTCGGCTCCATGGATACTACACATGGCCGAGGTTCGGCTTCGATGCCCCCATTCCCGACGCGCATACCGACGAAGCCGCCCTGTTCCAGTATTTCCAGGGATACCCGGTCGGTTTGGCCGATGGGTCGCTTCGATCCCTGCGCATGCTCTATGCGACCCGGTTCGGACGAGACTTCTGGCGAATCGCCGGATCGCATCGATGGGTGACATTCGACGTTGCGCCGCACGGCGCATCCGTGTTGACGCTGCCGGACTACCTGATCGAGAAGGGGATCTACGGATGACAGAAAAGCACAGCCCGATCACCGGATTCCGGATCGCGCGGCCATCGGCGGCGCGCAGTCGCATGATGACAAGAAATCGTCTCGCCTGGCGTTCGGAAGTGAGGCGGCTCCTCGAGGAAATTCTCGCGAATGAACTCCGTCGCAGCCTCGCGCGTACGTCCGTCGTCGAGCCCGTCGCACGGCCGACCCGCGAACCGGCGCGCCCGCTGCCAAGAACCGTCTTCGACGTGGGCCCCATCGATCCGTCGAAGTGCATGCTGCCCATCATCTCGGAAGCCGAGGCCAGAGCCGTCGGGGGCCGGGAAACGTTCATGCATTTCGGCCTGGATCCCGACCTCTACTCCGCACTGGCTGACACACTCTGACATATTGGCGGATCGCCGCCGGCGACGATCGACGATCATCGTCGGCGTGATCGCCACCGCCCGCGATCCGCCCTACCCCGCCTCGCCGCCTGCTCCCGCAACCATGCGGCGAACGCGATCACAGGCTCGGCCGCGACGCTCTCCGGCTCGACATCGAGCCAGTAGCCGAACGGCCCGATCGGCTGCACCGGCGACAGCCGCACGAGGCTGCCTTCGCCGATCTCCTCCTCGATCATGTTCAGGTCGACCACCGCGAGCCCCGCGCCCTTGCGCGCCGCGCGGATCGCCTGTTCGAGCGTCGAGCATTCGATGCCATCGCCGATCCGCGCCACCGGCACGCCCGCCTGCTCGCACCAGTCGGCCCACAGCGTCAGGCGCTTGCCCTCGTGCAGCACGTGCAGCAGCGGCAGCCGGCCAAGCAGCGTGTCGAGCGCGTCGCCGCGATAGCGCGCCGCGCCGACGAGCGCATGGCGCTCCATCATCAGCAACTCCGATTGCATCCCGGGCCGCGCCGCGCGCCCGAAGCGGATGTGGCAATGGCAATCGTCGGCCGGCTCGGTGCGGATCGACAGCTCGACGTCGGGCAGCGCCTCCGCGAGCGCGCCGAGCCGCGGCGAAAACCACTGCGTCGCGAACGTCGGCGGCAGCGACACCGTCAGGCGTCGCTTCGCGCCCGGCCGCGCCGAGGCGAACTCGCCGAGCCCGCGTTCGAGCGTATCGAACGCCTGTCCGACGAACGGCAGCAGGCGCTGGCCCGCGTCGGTCAGGCGCACGCCCTTGTGATCGCGCTCGAACAGGCGCGCGCCGAGCGCTTCCTCGAGCAGCCGTATCTGCCGGCTCACCGCGCCCTGCGTCACGCACAGCGAAACCGCCGCGCGGTTGAAGCTCAGGTGACGCGCGGTCTCCTCGAAAAATCGCAGCGCGATCAACGATGGCAGGCTCCGCATGATGTGTGTTCCTCTCGTTCGTGTTGCCGCCGGCCCGGCCGGCTGTTCCGCGGGCAGCTTTATCGCAAAAAATACGCCGATCGTCAGGCCGTGAAAACCCGGATGCCCGGCCGCGCGCCACGGCATTCGTCGCCCCATCGCAGCGGCCGCCCGCCTACAATAGGCATTCCGAACCAGACACGACACCCCCGTGAGACGCAAGATGCCGGCGCTGAATGCGCTGAAAGCCTTCGAGATGGCCGGCCGCACCGGCAGCTTCACCCGCGCGGCCGAACTGCTCAACGTGACGCAGAGCGCGGTGAGCCGCCAGGTTCGCCAGCTCGAAGGCCAGCTCGGCGAAACCCTGCTCGAGCGCCGCCATCATCAGCTCGAACTGACGGCGGCCGGCCGCGTGCTGCTGCGCGCGCTGCAGCAGTCGTTCGACAAGATCGAGCTGACCGTGCGCAACCTGCAGGAAAAAACCCACCTGAACCGCCTGCACGCCAACGTGCCGCCGACCTTCGCCGCGCGCTGGCTGATGCCGCGCCTCGGCCGGCTGCGCGACGCGCATCCCGAGTTCGAACTGAGCCTCACGACCCGCATCAACGACAGCCTCGGCCAATCGCGCGTGCTCGACTGCGCGATCCGGTTCGGCGACGGCGAATGGGACGGCTTCGACAACGCGCTGCTGATGCAGGAGCAGCATATCGCCGTCTGCGCGCCCGCGCTGTATACGCGGCTGCAGCAGGAAGGCGCGCCGATCGATCTGAACCGCTTCACGCTGCTGCACGTGCTCGCGACCGACGACCAGCGCTACCTGACCTGGCAACACTGGCTGAAGGCGGCCGGCATCACCGACGTCGACACGCGCGGCGGCTACGAATTCGACCTGCTCGACCATGCGATCCGCGCGGCGATCGACGGCCTCGGGATCACGATCGCCGACCGCCACATGGTCGCGCGCGAGCTTGCGGCCGGGCAACTGATGCAGGTGCTCAACGTGCATGTCGACGGCCATCAATCGTACTGGTTCGTCACGCGGCCCGAACAGACGAACCTGCCGCACATCGTGCAATTCCGCGACTGGCTGCAGCAGGAAGTGTGGCTCGCGAAGCGCCACCTCGAACCGTCGTCGCCGCTGCCGCAGGTGCCGCTGGCCTAGCCGGCGATCCGCCCCGGCCGGCCGCGGGCGCGGGCCTGGCCGGCGGATGCCGGCGCCCACACCGGTCCCATTCGCCCCTGTCGAAAAACGCGCCCCGACGGCCGCCCCCGTCCCGCTGCCGCCTCGGCGGCCTTGCCGGACGGGCGATTCCGGCCGATTCGTCGAGTAACGTGCGTTTTTCTCATGCTCGACGCGAAAATAAGTCGTTTGTCGTGCGCTAAACGCATGAACAGAATGACTTCCATCCCGTAACGCGCGTTTCGCCACCGCAGCGATCCGCCCGAATCCATCGGAGGAGCCACCTCATGCGCACCGAACGCAACTACGTGAACGGCCGTTTCGTCGCCCCGCACAGCGACGCCTTCATCGTCGTCCACAATCCCGCCACCGAAGCGCCGTTCGCGCGCGTGCCCGCCGCGACGGCGGCCGACGCGCTGGCCGCCGTCGACGCCGCGGCGGCCGCGCAGAAAGCGTGGCGCAAGCTGCCGAGCGCCGAGCGCGCCGCGTACCTGCACCGCTTCGCCGATGCGCTGACCGCGCGTGCGCCCGACATCGGCGCGGCGCTCGCGCAGGAATCCGGCAAGAGCGTCGAGGACGCATCGAACGAAGCCGTCTACGCCGGCCAGATCACCCGCTACCACGCCGAATGGGCGCGCCGGATCGAGGGCGAGATCATCCCGAGCGACACGCCCGACGAGAACCTGTTCCTGCAGCGCGAGCCGATCGGCGTCGTCGCGTGCCTGATCCCGTTCAACTATCCCGTCTACACGCTGCTGCGCAAGGTCGCGCCCGCGCTGATCGCCGGCAACACCGTGGTCGTGCGGCCGAGCAACCACACGCCGGTGTCCGCGTTCGAGATCGCGAAAGCCGCCGACGACGCGGGCTTCCCGCCCGGCGTCGTCAACATCCTGACGATGGACCACGCGACGGCCGAGACGCTGTGCACGCATCCGGCGGTCGGCATGATCACGCTCACGGGCAGCGTGAACGCGGGCCGCAAGGTGCTCGACTACTGCAAGGCGAACATCGCGAAACCCTCGCTCGAACTCGGCGGCAAGACGCCCGCGATCATCGAGCCCGACGCCGACCTCGAACGCGCGGCCGCCGCGCTCGTCGCATCGAAAACCACGCATTGCGGCCAGCTCTGCACGGCCATCGAACGCGTGTACGTGCACGACAGTGTGCACGACCGTTTCGTCGCGCTGCTGAAGGAGAAGATGGGCGCGGTCCGCAGCGGCGACCGCGCGGCCGATCCGTCGAACATGGGCCCGCTCGTCAGCGCATCGGCGCGCGCGCATATTCACGCGATGGTCGAACGCGCGATCGCCGACGGCGCGACGCTCGAAACCGGCGGCGCGATCCCCGACGGCCCCGGTTTCTTCTACCCGGCCACGCTGCTGACGAACTGCCGGCAGGACATGGAGATCGTGCAGGAGGAAACCTTCGGCCCGATCATGCCCGTGCTGCGCTACCGGACGATCGACGAAGCCGTCGGCTTCGCGAACGACCACCAGTTCGGGCTGTCGTCGGTGCTCTACACCGAGCATTACCGCACCGCGATGACGGTCGCGAACGCGATCGAGGCGGGCGAACTGTACGTGAACCGCACGCCGGCCGATCCGTACCAGGGCTTCCACGCCGGCTGGAAGCGCTCGGGCCTCGGCGGCGACGACGGCAAGCACGGGATGCTCGAATTCACGCAGACGCGCCTCGTCGTCATGAAGTACTGACGCAACGCCGACGCGCCGCTTCCGGCGCGCGCGTCGCCCCTGATCCGATCTAACACACAATAAATCTGCAGGCTTCCGCCCGAAGGAAGTCTGATGGAGGACGACATCATGCCGACCCAACCGTCGACGCCCCTCGCGTCGCTCGCGGGGCACGCCCCGACGCACGCGTCGCAGGACGCGCGCGCGCAACGCTACCTGCAGTTGCTGCTGCTCGTGATCGCCGCGGGCGCGATCTATCCGA contains:
- a CDS encoding aldo/keto reductase produces the protein MEYVRLGQSGLKVSRLCLGTMNMGTPEWKPWIFDEAQSEPIVRRALDAGVNFIDLADFYSTGVGEEVVGRILKRNARREELVVTTKVGYDMGSYPNAGGHSRKHVLDGIDGSLKRLGMDYVDIFMLHFFDVNTPVEETMSALHDIVRAGKARYIGVSTMYTWQFAKIMQACERNGWDKPINMQLQLNLAYREEEREMVPYCIDQGVGVSVFSPLARGLLTCEPQSTRNQTDFFTAQMYGDASSLAIAESVAKVAKRRGVPPAQIAQAWVLSRPGIASMLVGADSVAQFDSALGALETQLTEDELHELERNYTPCDLINDYTAGKRIARASRPAQGVFAAD
- a CDS encoding DUF445 domain-containing protein, translating into MSDAKLHELNTSKRRALALLFAAAAVFVTMLCLPPGLWVDGAKAVAEAAMVGALADWFAVVALFRRVPIPFVSRHTAIIPNNKEKIADNLAAFVRDKFLDSASLIALLKRHDPAARFAQWLGAPEHTTLLGAYATKLFEFALDMTDDARIQSFVKDAFRAALDKVDLSQSMGAILGTLTRDGRHQALLDDAIAQLVRLLRDPDNRTAIAGYIVDWLKGEYPKAERLLPTNWLGEHGAELVANAVSRVLTQVADDPGHALRGHFDAAAARLVEKLRHDPAFIDKGEEIKRYLRDGEAFNSYAKALWTQLRAWLKADLAREDSTLRGRTAALGAWLGERLAASPSLRASTNEHIERAAGEMAPEFAAFLTRHISDTVRHWDDREMSRQIELNIGKDLQYIRINGTLVGGLVGLGLYVVSCLARWAGALPPPH
- a CDS encoding LysR family transcriptional regulator, with translation MAAIEKPVDSRQPPREGHASEGTSCGTENLGRPGGFSRPDWSKLSSLDPELIRAFVAVVESGGFTAAARQLHRTQSTISLRIRTLEERLETHLFMRNSRRLELSRDGENFLIHARRIIQVHNEAIIALKQTSSDRGVVRFGLPEDYAELWLPDLLKSFYALRPGARLHMHCRTSLELLDRLQAGELDVALIVRHGPNAGGRLLGRHEVVWAAHRDFTLGAHASVPLALFPETCCYRQRGLQALATAERPYHVVYTSQSPTGIKIAVNHGAAVTMIDRCTLPENWRVLDETDGLPPLPAADLELHRSPGICDPLTDDLVSLIESMVDERRLASLEAFA
- the fae gene encoding formaldehyde-activating enzyme, which produces MTASQPRQLYIGEGFEGPGVNLAHINVLVGPRDGPAGQAFATALATPSAGHAPFVVIAQPGVPTKPLTLYVNKAQIAGDFHGNATWGASQAGIAKAVAEALENGTLPPEAENDWVVVSANWVNPQTDDLDAVFENNYRACRNAIVAAMEGLPHRDAVFAAARDVSNPFYTPKKN
- a CDS encoding LysR family transcriptional regulator, producing MQIPDLNLLVALDALLQEGSVVGAAQRMGLSGPAMSRALARIRAATGDPILVKAGRRMVPTPRALALRDEVRGALDAARRVLRPERELDLATLDRRFNLHANDTFTSSFGGALLDRVRRDAPRAVLRMLPESATEDDVLRDGDTDLYISAMRPLGGDFHVQPLFSTRFVGLARDDHPIFDDPITPARFASFDQISVSRRGRVSGPIDRALGELGLQRTVALVAPTFYSAVFALGNSGLVLPLPAHVARSVSDMGLRVRAFDLPLTLDEIVIVQAWHPRFQNDPAHQWLRRVIRDACGRAPTDGEGCADDALVPDDAQARSKQAGGAVRP